The Urbifossiella limnaea genome has a window encoding:
- a CDS encoding tetratricopeptide repeat protein → MPAESTVKIEVPVRPHPVPPPETPPPALPTWVMNPSVGPVDDAAGARLWIPGYEVGREIARGGMGLVLAARDPKLGRDVAVKVLLPGDCSGEAARRFVQESRITARLPHPAIPPVYELGTLPDGGPFLAMKFVRGRTLAAELKGADRPADLPRLVRVFEQVAQAVGFAHSQGVVHRDLKPANVMVGAFGEVQLMDWGLAKEVGGADDEPRPGAGRDRHRDDPVETEVGVALGTPAYMAPEQARGEPATPSIDVFALGGILCDVLTGHPPFAGGTAEDTVVRAARGDVEPAFARLDACGADADLVALCKHLLSPRAADRPADGEAVADAVAAYRAGVERRLREAEAERAAAGARAAEQRKKRRVQAALAVAVVAFAAVVGLGAWWQDRQAADRRRQDELRQLAERERLARDAAAVEDVLARCEDRLRQGDADRAEELLAQAGERVAQGAGDANGNITRLRAELALLRELDAGHDLEWAVVAGKPADADRLVAAWSGVFRRVGFAAGSPPSDETVARVRGATTREQLLRALESWFWTRPSAGVAALLLAADPDAYRNAVRAARREGNAARLVELAGAPEALGQPARFALLLARDPAVPVARRDQILDAVYRSQPNNFHVLMDLAASRPGGRADRTADRAGWYRAALAVRPRSVSAWNNLGNVLHDLGKFPAAITAYQQAIRIDPKFAIAFCNLGTTLRDAKDAPGALAALQAAVRLDPGYAHGHNNLGNALQDAGDLAGAVAAFREAIRLTPDYVEAYTNLASALCESGDPRAGVVAAAAAVRLDPTDAIAHSHLGNARRAAGDLPGATDAYNVAIRLDPRYAPVRSNLGHVLRDRGDVPGAVAAYREAVRIDPGFAAAHSYLGNALREAGDTPAATAACREAIRLDPAQAHAHHHLGLALKAAGDQPGAVAAYRDAIRTDPNYARAHNSLGLALRASGDLEGAVTAYRDAVRTDPKYVPAYNNLGIALKAAGDLPGALGAYKAAVRLEPGNVLANYNLGLALAATGDGPGAVAAFRQAVRTNPDLLPAHACLAELLRASGDVRGAVAAYREVIRLNPRHAPAHAALGLALAESGDAAAGRAAFAEAARLDPDQFGPPYRQRFLLPVAPPPRELTPRSPARDAHSLPCGGWRSRERRECEGDPGSHLRADPERASPGCVLGRAGYAGRMSDVTRLLDAAAAGDRAAAADLLPLVYDELRKLAAARMAAEPPDHTLPPTALVHEAYLRLVGPADAARWDDRGHFFAAAAEAMRRVLVNHASDNNRQKRGGGGRVRLELLDQAGSLAEDPGLVLSLDELLTRLGGEDATAAQVVTGGVRHTTSHGDELKVWDAKSGQALVTVKVNSSVLGVAFSPDGTRIATAHNNKTAAVRDAATGAALVELKGHTGGVTSVAFSPDGRRVVTGSMDHTVRVWDARTGTTLAELKSHTGAVTSVAFRADGRQLLTSARRTDGKPSEVMVWDAPTRAPGVELAGGSSIIMTAAFSPDGTRVATASQDGTVRLSDARTGSTLHELQGGKRERGEISLAFSADGARIASGGNQPTVKVWDARTGAELVEFQTGPHQRCAFSTDGTRIVTEGFDQASKVWDARSGQELKGEAVPRTVLCERTSPDGRYFVRHLQGRAEVLPLQPDPEDAAERRLQSQPNLARYRAGYLAARLARDEFAAAFYLKLVPPGEHKAVLDQADADGFAALETLAQEHLQTGKRDEAIPVLVELLAVSRTRHGPEDPATVQVMDELGRFYHQTGQAGKAILLLEDVVKIRKANQDPEAPHAMGMLGLAYKDTGRHKEAIAVLEEGAATDEGVRQQLLDVYAVAGEHAKVVTTCREQLEILRTAKDEDEVADSKADLLALLGRAYLAQKKWSDAEAPLRECGTIREKNWPNQWPTFETQSLLGEALLRQKKYAEAEPLLVKGYAGLKQREYFLDPREESRIPEALDRLIDFYTATDKPDDAARWRAERAKYPPPAAPPPREKM, encoded by the coding sequence ATGCCCGCCGAGAGCACGGTCAAGATCGAGGTGCCGGTCCGCCCGCACCCCGTCCCCCCGCCCGAGACGCCGCCGCCGGCCCTCCCGACGTGGGTGATGAACCCTTCTGTCGGCCCGGTCGACGACGCGGCGGGGGCGCGGCTCTGGATCCCGGGGTACGAAGTCGGGCGCGAGATCGCCCGCGGCGGGATGGGGCTGGTCCTCGCGGCCCGCGACCCGAAGCTCGGGCGCGACGTGGCCGTCAAGGTGCTGCTCCCCGGCGACTGCTCCGGCGAAGCGGCCCGGCGGTTCGTCCAGGAGTCGCGGATCACCGCGCGCCTGCCGCACCCGGCAATCCCGCCCGTTTACGAGCTCGGCACGCTCCCCGACGGCGGCCCGTTCCTGGCGATGAAGTTCGTCCGCGGCCGCACCCTCGCCGCCGAGCTGAAGGGCGCCGACCGCCCCGCCGACCTGCCGCGGCTCGTGCGGGTCTTCGAGCAGGTCGCGCAGGCGGTCGGGTTCGCCCACTCGCAGGGGGTGGTCCACCGCGACCTGAAGCCGGCGAACGTCATGGTCGGGGCGTTCGGCGAGGTCCAGCTCATGGACTGGGGGCTCGCCAAGGAGGTGGGGGGCGCGGACGACGAGCCGCGGCCGGGCGCCGGGCGCGACCGGCACCGCGACGACCCCGTTGAGACGGAGGTGGGGGTGGCGCTGGGAACGCCGGCGTACATGGCCCCGGAGCAGGCCCGCGGGGAGCCCGCCACCCCGTCGATCGACGTGTTCGCGCTCGGCGGCATCCTCTGCGACGTCCTCACCGGGCACCCGCCGTTCGCGGGCGGCACCGCGGAGGACACGGTCGTGCGGGCGGCGCGGGGCGACGTCGAGCCCGCCTTCGCCCGCCTCGACGCCTGCGGCGCGGACGCGGACCTCGTCGCGCTTTGCAAACACTTGTTGAGCCCCCGCGCGGCCGACCGCCCGGCCGACGGGGAGGCCGTCGCGGACGCCGTCGCCGCCTACCGGGCGGGGGTCGAGCGGCGGCTGCGCGAGGCCGAGGCCGAGCGCGCCGCCGCCGGCGCTCGCGCGGCCGAGCAGCGGAAGAAGCGGCGCGTGCAGGCGGCGCTGGCGGTTGCGGTCGTGGCCTTCGCCGCCGTCGTCGGCCTCGGGGCGTGGTGGCAGGACCGGCAGGCCGCGGACCGGCGGCGACAGGACGAGCTCCGGCAGCTGGCCGAGCGCGAGCGCCTGGCCCGCGACGCCGCGGCGGTCGAGGACGTCCTCGCGCGGTGCGAGGACCGGTTACGACAGGGCGACGCCGACCGCGCGGAGGAACTTCTCGCCCAGGCCGGGGAGCGGGTCGCCCAGGGGGCGGGCGACGCCAACGGCAACATCACCCGCCTCCGCGCCGAACTCGCCCTCCTCCGGGAGCTCGACGCCGGCCACGATCTGGAGTGGGCGGTCGTCGCGGGGAAGCCCGCCGACGCGGACCGGCTGGTCGCCGCCTGGTCCGGCGTGTTCCGCCGGGTCGGGTTCGCCGCCGGGTCGCCCCCGTCGGACGAGACGGTGGCCCGGGTGCGCGGCGCCACGACGCGCGAGCAACTCCTGCGGGCGCTGGAGAGCTGGTTCTGGACGCGGCCGTCGGCCGGGGTGGCGGCGCTGCTACTGGCCGCCGACCCGGACGCGTACCGGAACGCCGTCCGCGCGGCCCGGCGGGAGGGGAACGCGGCGCGGCTCGTCGAACTGGCGGGCGCCCCGGAGGCCCTGGGCCAGCCGGCCCGGTTCGCCCTCCTGCTCGCGCGCGATCCCGCCGTACCCGTGGCCCGTCGAGACCAGATCCTCGACGCCGTGTACCGGAGCCAGCCGAACAACTTCCACGTCCTCATGGACCTGGCCGCCTCTCGGCCCGGCGGGCGGGCGGATCGTACGGCCGACCGGGCGGGCTGGTACCGGGCCGCGCTGGCCGTTCGCCCCCGCAGCGTCTCCGCGTGGAACAACCTCGGCAACGTCCTGCACGACCTGGGCAAGTTCCCGGCGGCGATCACCGCCTACCAGCAGGCCATCCGCATCGACCCGAAGTTCGCCATCGCGTTCTGCAACCTCGGGACCACCCTGCGCGACGCGAAGGACGCGCCCGGGGCGCTCGCGGCGCTACAGGCGGCCGTCCGGCTCGACCCCGGCTACGCGCACGGCCACAACAACCTCGGCAACGCCCTCCAGGACGCGGGCGACCTGGCCGGCGCCGTCGCGGCGTTCCGCGAGGCCATCCGGCTCACGCCCGACTACGTCGAGGCGTACACGAACCTGGCGAGCGCCCTCTGCGAGTCGGGCGACCCGCGGGCGGGGGTCGTGGCGGCCGCGGCGGCCGTCCGGCTCGACCCGACGGATGCCATCGCCCACTCGCACCTGGGTAACGCCCGCCGCGCCGCCGGCGACCTACCCGGCGCGACCGACGCCTACAACGTCGCCATCCGGCTCGACCCGCGGTACGCGCCCGTTCGATCCAACCTGGGGCACGTGCTCCGCGACCGGGGGGACGTACCGGGGGCCGTCGCCGCGTACCGCGAGGCCGTTCGCATCGACCCCGGCTTCGCCGCGGCGCACTCCTACCTCGGGAACGCGCTCCGGGAGGCCGGCGACACGCCCGCCGCGACCGCCGCGTGCCGCGAGGCGATCCGCCTCGACCCCGCCCAGGCGCACGCTCACCACCACCTGGGGCTGGCGCTGAAGGCCGCGGGGGACCAGCCGGGGGCCGTTGCCGCGTACCGAGACGCGATCCGAACCGACCCCAACTACGCCCGCGCGCACAACAGCCTGGGCCTGGCGCTGCGGGCCTCGGGTGATTTGGAAGGGGCCGTCACGGCATACCGGGATGCGGTCCGAACCGACCCGAAGTACGTCCCGGCTTACAACAACCTCGGTATCGCACTGAAGGCCGCGGGTGACCTGCCGGGGGCGCTCGGCGCCTACAAGGCGGCCGTCCGCCTCGAGCCGGGGAACGTGCTCGCCAACTACAACCTGGGCCTCGCGCTGGCGGCGACGGGGGACGGGCCGGGGGCGGTCGCGGCCTTCCGACAGGCCGTTCGCACCAACCCCGACCTCCTCCCCGCCCACGCCTGCCTTGCGGAGTTGCTACGGGCGTCCGGGGACGTGCGCGGGGCCGTCGCGGCGTACCGGGAGGTGATCCGCTTGAACCCCCGACACGCCCCCGCCCACGCCGCTCTCGGGCTCGCGCTGGCGGAGTCGGGCGACGCCGCGGCCGGGCGGGCGGCGTTCGCGGAAGCGGCTCGCCTCGACCCCGACCAGTTCGGGCCGCCCTACCGACAGCGCTTCCTACTACCGGTTGCCCCTCCTCCGCGGGAGCTGACGCCGCGCAGCCCGGCTCGAGACGCTCACTCGCTACCTTGTGGCGGTTGGCGAAGCCGCGAGCGTCGGGAATGCGAAGGAGATCCCGGCAGCCACCTCCGAGCCGATCCCGAGCGTGCGTCGCCAGGTTGCGTCCTCGGTCGGGCCGGGTATGCTGGCCGCATGTCCGACGTGACCCGCCTGCTCGATGCCGCGGCGGCCGGCGACCGCGCGGCCGCCGCGGACCTGCTGCCGCTCGTGTACGACGAGTTGCGGAAGCTCGCGGCCGCCCGCATGGCCGCCGAGCCGCCGGACCACACCCTCCCGCCGACCGCACTCGTCCACGAGGCGTACCTGCGGCTCGTCGGCCCGGCCGACGCCGCCCGGTGGGACGACCGCGGGCACTTCTTCGCCGCCGCCGCCGAGGCCATGCGCCGGGTGCTGGTCAACCACGCCAGCGACAACAACCGCCAGAAGCGCGGCGGCGGCGGCCGGGTCCGCCTCGAACTGCTCGACCAGGCCGGCTCGCTGGCCGAGGATCCGGGCCTCGTCCTGTCACTCGACGAGCTGCTCACCCGGCTCGGGGGGGAGGATGCGACCGCCGCCCAGGTCGTCACCGGGGGCGTGAGGCACACCACCAGCCACGGGGATGAGTTGAAGGTCTGGGACGCCAAGTCGGGCCAGGCCCTCGTCACCGTCAAGGTCAACTCCTCGGTGCTGGGCGTGGCGTTCAGCCCGGACGGCACCCGGATCGCCACGGCCCACAACAACAAGACCGCGGCGGTCCGGGACGCGGCGACCGGGGCGGCCCTCGTCGAGTTGAAAGGTCACACGGGCGGCGTGACCAGCGTCGCGTTCAGCCCGGACGGCAGGCGCGTCGTCACCGGCAGCATGGACCACACGGTTCGGGTGTGGGACGCGCGGACCGGGACGACGCTCGCCGAACTCAAGTCCCACACCGGCGCCGTGACGAGCGTCGCGTTCCGCGCGGACGGCCGTCAGCTTCTCACCTCCGCCCGCAGGACCGACGGCAAGCCGAGCGAGGTCATGGTGTGGGACGCGCCGACGCGGGCGCCGGGGGTCGAACTGGCGGGGGGCTCGTCCATCATCATGACCGCGGCGTTCAGCCCGGACGGCACGCGAGTGGCGACCGCCAGTCAGGACGGGACGGTCCGGTTGTCAGACGCCCGAACCGGAAGCACCCTCCACGAACTGCAAGGGGGCAAGCGGGAGAGGGGCGAGATCTCCCTGGCGTTCAGTGCGGACGGCGCCCGGATCGCCAGCGGCGGGAACCAGCCGACGGTGAAGGTGTGGGACGCCCGGACCGGGGCGGAACTCGTCGAATTCCAGACCGGCCCGCACCAGCGCTGTGCCTTCTCCACCGACGGAACGCGGATCGTCACCGAGGGGTTCGACCAGGCCTCGAAGGTGTGGGACGCGCGCTCGGGTCAAGAACTGAAGGGAGAAGCGGTTCCCAGAACGGTCCTCTGCGAGCGGACCAGCCCCGACGGGCGCTACTTCGTCCGCCACCTCCAAGGCCGCGCCGAAGTGCTCCCGCTGCAGCCGGACCCGGAGGACGCCGCCGAACGCCGACTGCAATCGCAACCGAACCTGGCGCGGTATCGGGCCGGCTACCTGGCGGCGCGGCTGGCCAGGGACGAGTTCGCGGCCGCGTTCTACCTCAAACTCGTCCCGCCGGGCGAGCACAAGGCCGTGCTCGACCAGGCGGACGCGGACGGATTCGCGGCTCTGGAAACCCTGGCCCAGGAGCACTTGCAGACCGGGAAGCGGGACGAGGCGATTCCGGTCCTCGTCGAGCTCCTCGCCGTCAGCAGGACCAGGCACGGGCCCGAGGACCCCGCCACGGTCCAGGTCATGGACGAACTCGGCCGATTCTACCACCAGACGGGCCAGGCCGGGAAAGCCATCCTCCTACTGGAAGACGTGGTGAAGATTCGGAAGGCGAACCAGGACCCGGAGGCGCCGCACGCGATGGGGATGCTGGGGCTGGCCTACAAGGACACGGGCCGCCACAAGGAGGCGATCGCGGTGCTCGAGGAGGGGGCCGCGACGGACGAAGGGGTGAGGCAGCAACTGCTCGACGTCTACGCGGTGGCGGGGGAGCACGCCAAAGTCGTCACCACGTGCCGCGAGCAACTGGAAATCCTCCGGACGGCGAAGGACGAGGACGAAGTCGCCGACAGCAAGGCCGACCTGCTCGCCCTACTCGGCCGCGCCTACCTCGCGCAGAAGAAATGGTCCGACGCGGAAGCGCCGCTCCGGGAGTGCGGGACCATTCGGGAGAAGAACTGGCCCAACCAGTGGCCGACCTTCGAGACCCAGTCGCTGCTCGGGGAGGCTCTGCTGCGTCAGAAGAAGTACGCCGAGGCCGAGCCGCTGCTGGTGAAGGGCTACGCGGGCCTGAAGCAGCGGGAGTACTTCCTGGACCCGCGGGAGGAATCCCGAATCCCCGAGGCCCTCGACCGTCTGATCGACTTCTACACCGCGACGGACAAGCCGGACGACGCGGCGCGGTGGCGGGCCGAGCGGGCGAAGTATCCGCCTCCGGCCGCCCCGCCGCCGCGGGAGAAAATGTGA
- a CDS encoding WD40/YVTN/BNR-like repeat-containing protein translates to MKYVPVAAMMCGLAAPVALGQWRAQAVDTKADFRGLWVVGPDVAWVSGTAGTFARTTDGGKTWAVGTVRGAAALDFRAVRAFGADTAYLLSAGPGDASRVYKTTDGGKSWAMQFKAANPAAFFDAIAFWDEKAGLALGDPIDGRFQLIATSDGGATWAPLAPRVLPPALPGEAAFAASNTCLVARGESDAWFVTGGGKTARVFHSRDRGRTWDVSDTPVAAGVESAGAFSIAFRDKDHGLIVGGDYRKPGETGATVAATSDGGRTWTRLDKRLPFCSAVAWAGERWVAVGTSGAHASRDGDAWERLDRENYNSVGFGPAGGGWAAGPKGRVAAVGR, encoded by the coding sequence ATGAAGTACGTCCCTGTCGCCGCCATGATGTGCGGCCTCGCCGCGCCCGTCGCCCTCGGTCAGTGGCGGGCGCAGGCCGTGGACACGAAGGCGGACTTCCGCGGGCTGTGGGTCGTCGGCCCGGACGTGGCGTGGGTGAGCGGGACCGCCGGCACCTTCGCCCGCACGACCGACGGGGGAAAGACCTGGGCCGTCGGGACCGTGCGCGGCGCTGCCGCGCTCGACTTCCGCGCCGTCCGGGCCTTCGGTGCGGACACGGCGTACCTCCTCAGCGCCGGCCCCGGCGACGCCTCGCGCGTGTACAAGACGACCGACGGCGGGAAGTCGTGGGCGATGCAGTTCAAGGCGGCGAACCCGGCCGCGTTCTTCGACGCCATCGCGTTCTGGGACGAGAAAGCGGGTCTGGCGCTCGGCGACCCAATCGACGGCCGCTTCCAGCTGATCGCCACCAGCGACGGCGGCGCGACGTGGGCGCCGCTTGCGCCGCGGGTGTTGCCGCCGGCGCTGCCCGGCGAGGCGGCGTTCGCAGCCAGCAACACGTGCCTCGTGGCCCGCGGCGAGTCCGACGCCTGGTTCGTCACCGGCGGGGGGAAGACGGCGCGCGTCTTCCACAGCCGGGACCGCGGGCGGACGTGGGACGTGAGCGACACCCCGGTCGCCGCCGGCGTCGAGTCCGCGGGCGCGTTCTCGATCGCGTTCCGGGACAAGGACCACGGCCTGATCGTCGGCGGCGACTACCGCAAGCCGGGCGAGACCGGCGCGACCGTGGCGGCCACGAGCGACGGCGGCCGGACGTGGACCCGGCTCGACAAGCGGCTGCCGTTCTGCTCGGCCGTGGCCTGGGCCGGCGAACGGTGGGTGGCGGTGGGCACGTCCGGCGCCCACGCCTCCCGCGACGGCGACGCCTGGGAGCGGCTCGACCGCGAGAACTACAACAGCGTCGGCTTCGGCCCGGCCGGCGGGGGCTGGGCCGCCGGCCCGAAGGGCCGCGTCGCGGCGGTCGGCCGGTAG
- a CDS encoding helix-turn-helix domain-containing protein — MPEGFYGTISDTPPGVEKSSVRVPEADAPFPESIAHDRRPARFQVQRARIVLAVAAGERVGNIARHLACDRTTTWRVCRRYRDGGVRRILADDPRPGRPQVIPAPPASLGRRVGVSGAGRQGVARHPLVQRRPGPAPGDQRDEEESEGGVATSRGGVVCDAAHAGVDDKVTSSPEEPP, encoded by the coding sequence ATACCGGAGGGATTCTACGGCACGATCTCGGACACGCCGCCGGGTGTCGAGAAATCTTCCGTTCGGGTCCCGGAAGCGGATGCTCCTTTCCCGGAGTCCATCGCACACGACCGTCGCCCGGCCCGCTTCCAGGTCCAGCGCGCACGGATCGTCCTGGCCGTTGCCGCCGGGGAGCGGGTCGGCAACATCGCCCGCCACCTGGCGTGCGACCGGACGACCACCTGGCGCGTCTGCCGTCGCTACCGAGACGGCGGGGTGAGGAGGATCCTGGCCGACGACCCGCGCCCGGGACGTCCCCAGGTGATTCCCGCCCCTCCGGCGAGCTTGGGTCGTCGAGTCGGCGTGTCTGGCGCCGGTCGCCAAGGAGTTGCCCGTCACCCACTGGTCCAGCGCCGCCCCGGCCCGGCACCCGGCGATCAGCGGGACGAGGAGGAATCGGAGGGGGGTGTCGCAACTTCGAGGGGCGGGGTGGTATGCGACGCGGCCCACGCCGGCGTCGACGATAAAGTGACTTCGTCACCAGAGGAGCCGCCATGA
- a CDS encoding acyl-CoA desaturase, translating into MHTLPAAPAAAVRVPPAWYRVTRVGLSLAPLILVHLSLIGLAFVPVTLTALVLVVVMTRVSGLGITVGYHRGLAHHAYKTSRWFQFLLAAAGCTALQKGPLWWVVHHRQHHTHSDTPDDVHSPVVDGFWYGHCGWLFTRDLMRPDHATVRDLTRYPELVWLDRLWMIPGVLAACACYLVDGWAGLLWGYGLSTVLIFQVTFAVNSVGHRWGPQRFATGEGSRNNAVLGVLAMGDGWHNNHHKCPTSARHGFAWYEFDMAYLAIRVLRRFGLVWGVRQPPAAVMAAAWGTPA; encoded by the coding sequence ATGCATACCCTACCGGCCGCCCCGGCGGCCGCCGTCCGCGTACCACCGGCGTGGTACCGGGTGACCCGCGTCGGGCTGTCACTGGCTCCCCTCATCCTCGTTCACCTCTCCCTGATCGGGCTGGCGTTCGTCCCGGTGACCCTCACCGCGCTCGTCCTCGTGGTCGTGATGACCCGGGTGAGCGGGCTGGGGATCACGGTCGGGTACCACCGCGGGTTAGCCCACCACGCGTACAAGACGTCCCGGTGGTTCCAGTTCCTCCTCGCGGCCGCCGGGTGTACGGCCCTCCAGAAGGGGCCGCTGTGGTGGGTCGTTCACCACCGCCAGCACCACACGCACTCGGACACCCCCGACGACGTCCACTCGCCGGTCGTCGACGGGTTCTGGTACGGGCACTGCGGGTGGCTGTTCACACGCGACCTGATGCGGCCCGACCACGCCACGGTCCGGGATTTGACCCGCTACCCCGAGTTGGTGTGGCTGGACCGACTGTGGATGATCCCCGGGGTGCTCGCCGCCTGCGCGTGCTACCTCGTGGACGGGTGGGCCGGCCTTCTCTGGGGGTACGGCCTGAGCACAGTCCTGATCTTCCAGGTGACGTTCGCGGTCAACTCGGTCGGGCACCGGTGGGGGCCGCAACGGTTCGCCACCGGGGAGGGGAGCCGGAACAACGCCGTACTCGGGGTGCTGGCGATGGGGGACGGGTGGCACAACAACCACCACAAGTGCCCCACGTCGGCCCGGCACGGGTTCGCGTGGTACGAGTTCGACATGGCCTACCTGGCGATCCGCGTGCTCCGTCGCTTCGGTCTGGTGTGGGGCGTCCGCCAACCTCCGGCGGCGGTCATGGCGGCGGCCTGGGGGACGCCGGCGTAG
- a CDS encoding DUF551 domain-containing protein: protein MNWISVEDRLPELPANPADRAVGVVVLVASADGRVLAARWVDPPQFGRHPRPPRWEEYDGSRLFRPVVTHWMPLPPHPVGSADRVGGKEFVRPSWTGRW from the coding sequence GTGAACTGGATCAGCGTGGAAGACCGGTTGCCCGAACTACCCGCCAACCCGGCCGACCGGGCGGTCGGCGTGGTGGTGCTTGTCGCGAGCGCGGACGGCCGGGTGCTCGCGGCCCGGTGGGTCGACCCACCTCAGTTCGGTCGCCACCCGCGGCCTCCCCGGTGGGAGGAGTACGACGGGTCGCGGCTGTTCCGTCCGGTCGTCACCCACTGGATGCCGCTCCCGCCTCACCCCGTCGGTTCGGCGGACCGGGTTGGCGGGAAGGAGTTCGTGCGGCCGAGCTGGACGGGCCGGTGGTAG
- a CDS encoding Gfo/Idh/MocA family protein yields MHDGPVRLGVVGCGGFGLFALQHFTQVPGVVLVGMAGTHRPASLAAAARFGVENVDDSGDLLRRPDVDVVYIATPPFLHFDQAMAALAAGKHVIVEKPLALTVAQADELVAEARRRDRLLVANLMQRYNPLFGAVHRLVETRVLGEFLHGSFENYASDENLPHAHWFWDRAKSGGIFVEHGVHFFDLFAGWFGPGCVEAAQVGVRPGTTIEEHVHATVRYGDAALVNFYHGFHQAGRMDRQELRLVFERGDVTLFDWVPTRTRVHALVDERQTRELCDLFPGARLDVAASYGGTDRACRGRGKPIDAYQVIDLSCGDGTAKSPLYGRLLRAMMQDQVSWIRDRDHRRVVTEVNGRESLARACEADALAHVLRVAP; encoded by the coding sequence ATGCACGACGGCCCCGTTCGGTTGGGGGTGGTCGGTTGTGGCGGGTTCGGGCTCTTCGCGCTCCAGCACTTCACCCAGGTGCCCGGCGTCGTCCTCGTCGGGATGGCCGGCACCCACCGCCCCGCGTCCCTAGCCGCCGCCGCCCGGTTCGGGGTCGAGAACGTCGACGACTCCGGCGACCTCCTCCGGCGCCCCGACGTGGACGTGGTGTACATCGCCACGCCGCCGTTCCTTCACTTCGACCAGGCGATGGCCGCGCTGGCGGCCGGGAAGCACGTCATCGTCGAGAAGCCGTTAGCGCTGACCGTTGCGCAGGCCGACGAGCTGGTCGCCGAGGCCCGCCGCCGGGACCGGTTGCTCGTCGCCAACCTCATGCAGCGCTACAACCCGCTGTTCGGCGCCGTCCACCGTCTGGTCGAGACCCGTGTGCTGGGCGAGTTCCTGCACGGGTCGTTCGAGAACTACGCCTCGGACGAGAACTTGCCGCATGCCCACTGGTTCTGGGATCGTGCGAAGAGCGGCGGCATCTTCGTCGAGCACGGGGTGCACTTCTTCGACCTGTTCGCCGGATGGTTCGGGCCGGGGTGTGTCGAAGCGGCACAGGTGGGTGTGCGGCCGGGAACCACGATCGAGGAGCACGTCCACGCCACGGTCCGGTACGGCGACGCGGCCCTCGTCAACTTTTACCACGGCTTCCACCAGGCCGGGCGGATGGACCGCCAGGAACTCCGGCTCGTGTTCGAGCGCGGCGACGTGACGCTCTTCGACTGGGTGCCGACCCGGACGCGGGTTCACGCCCTGGTGGACGAGCGGCAGACGCGGGAACTGTGCGACCTGTTCCCGGGTGCCCGGCTCGACGTGGCCGCGTCCTACGGCGGCACCGACCGCGCCTGCCGCGGCCGGGGGAAGCCGATCGACGCCTACCAGGTCATCGACCTGTCGTGCGGCGACGGCACGGCGAAGTCGCCGCTCTACGGCCGACTGCTCCGCGCGATGATGCAGGATCAGGTGAGCTGGATTCGCGACCGGGATCACCGGCGGGTCGTGACCGAGGTGAACGGTCGCGAGTCGCTGGCGAGGGCGTGTGAGGCCGACGCTCTGGCGCACGTTTTGCGTGTGGCTCCGTAA
- a CDS encoding glycoside hydrolase family 130 protein, translated as MTRTVQRLLTRLLLRPEDVPASSADFEVVGAFNPGAVRVDDEVVLLVRVAERPRERRPGFTGLPRWDVAAGLTIDWVPDDELIVVDPRVVRRKADGLVRLTFTSHLRVVHCGDGTGVREVTGVTFRPQGEAEEFGVEDPRITPLNGRFYFTYVAVSRHGPATALASTSDFRTFDRHGIAFCPENKDVVLFPEMIGGGYAALHRPVCGTPFTRPEMWVARSPDLLHWGAHVPLSLAGGEWQSGRVGAGPPPLRVPEGWLAIYHGNRHPTRPGDVGEYFGGLLLLDATDPTRVLRRTAEPFMRPEAEFEVTGFVPNVVFPTGVVENGEALLVYYGAADAATAVAAFSRRELVAAMTGLSMTGRS; from the coding sequence GTGACGCGAACCGTGCAGCGGCTCTTGACGCGGCTGTTGCTCCGGCCCGAAGACGTGCCCGCGTCGAGCGCCGACTTCGAGGTCGTCGGCGCCTTCAACCCCGGCGCCGTCCGGGTGGACGATGAAGTCGTGCTGCTGGTGCGCGTGGCCGAGCGGCCGCGGGAACGGCGGCCGGGCTTCACCGGCCTCCCCCGCTGGGATGTCGCGGCCGGGCTGACAATCGACTGGGTTCCCGATGACGAGTTGATCGTCGTGGACCCGCGCGTGGTCCGCCGCAAGGCCGACGGGCTGGTGCGGCTCACCTTCACGTCACACCTGCGCGTCGTCCACTGCGGGGACGGGACGGGAGTGCGGGAGGTCACGGGCGTCACCTTCCGCCCGCAGGGGGAGGCGGAGGAGTTTGGGGTGGAGGACCCGCGGATCACCCCGCTGAACGGCCGCTTCTACTTCACCTACGTCGCCGTGTCACGGCACGGCCCGGCGACGGCGCTGGCGAGCACGTCCGACTTCCGCACCTTCGACCGGCACGGCATCGCCTTCTGCCCCGAGAACAAGGACGTGGTGCTGTTCCCGGAAATGATCGGCGGCGGCTACGCCGCGCTGCACCGGCCGGTGTGCGGCACGCCGTTCACCCGACCGGAGATGTGGGTGGCTCGCTCGCCGGACCTGCTTCACTGGGGCGCCCACGTCCCGCTGTCGCTCGCGGGCGGCGAGTGGCAGTCCGGCCGGGTCGGGGCGGGCCCGCCGCCGCTCCGCGTCCCCGAGGGGTGGCTGGCAATCTACCACGGAAACCGCCACCCGACACGGCCTGGGGACGTCGGGGAATATTTTGGCGGCCTGCTCCTGCTCGACGCGACCGACCCGACGCGGGTGCTGCGGCGGACCGCCGAGCCGTTCATGCGGCCCGAGGCAGAGTTCGAGGTGACCGGCTTCGTGCCGAACGTGGTCTTCCCGACGGGGGTGGTCGAAAACGGGGAGGCGTTGCTCGTGTACTACGGGGCCGCCGACGCGGCCACCGCAGTCGCGGCGTTCTCGCGGCGGGAATTGGTGGCGGCGATGACGGGTTTATCCATGACGGGGCGCAGTTGA